One Engystomops pustulosus chromosome 7, aEngPut4.maternal, whole genome shotgun sequence DNA window includes the following coding sequences:
- the LOC140068900 gene encoding uncharacterized protein isoform X3: MFLWRRVGELDPTLVEPVSTVIWAAPRLETEVPSLMKVSDQLIYKYSKEYGEMCRSNNAGTVNAEVMTKLSASFPHKSQIFKYLEGISKEFDLNIQQEDIYADAEYIYAPSRNPPLDMSDFFPSDDTYLPRRNSPYEKGALYEADEHKHGPRRNSPYDDVEPWHMQRPPALKQSQTVNDRRLNFGKATPPASASNSDDLYEEVN; encoded by the exons AGAATTGGATCCAACATTAGTTGAGCCGGTATCTACTGTGATCTGGGCTGCTCCTCGTTTAGAAACAGAAGTCCCTAGTCTGATGAAG gTATCTGATCAGCTTATCTATAAGTACAGCAAGGAATATGGTGAAATGTGTCGGTCAAACAATGCAGGAACAGTAAATGCAGAG gtaatgacaaaACTGAGTGCAAGTTTTCCACACAAGTCACAGATCTTTAAATATCTGGAGGGCATTTCTAAAGAGTTTGATTTGAATATTCAACAA GAAGATATTTATGCAGATGCGGAATATATATATGCTCCTAGTAGAAACCCTCCTCTTGACATG AGTGACTTTTTTCCCAGTGATGATACATATTTACCTAGACGAAACTCTCCTTATGAAAAG GGTGCACTTTATGAAGCTGATGAGCATAAACATGGCCCTAGAAGAAATTCTCCTTATGACGAT GTTGAGCCATGGCACATGCAAA GGCCACCAGCTTTGAAACAAAGCCAAACTGTGAATGATAGACGACTGAATTTTGGGAAGGCCACGCCACCTGCTTCTGCCTCCAACAGTGATGATTTGTATGAAGAAGTAAATTAA